One bacterium genomic window carries:
- a CDS encoding GIY-YIG nuclease family protein produces the protein MNVSALNPQPVDRLRFKHFDLMLVPTDSGCYVLTNFEGLILYIGMATSLKGRFLSHLESTEKTSPTVYGLATWFWYLRYDKGNLPKLERTWLNEHLSLHGCLPVLNRVSSPIV, from the coding sequence ATGAATGTTTCTGCACTTAACCCTCAGCCTGTCGACAGATTACGATTTAAACACTTTGATCTAATGCTTGTCCCGACAGACTCGGGTTGTTACGTATTAACAAACTTTGAAGGACTAATTCTCTACATTGGGATGGCGACTAGCCTCAAAGGAAGATTCTTAAGCCACCTAGAATCTACGGAAAAAACTTCACCAACGGTTTACGGTTTAGCTACTTGGTTTTGGTACTTGAGATATGATAAGGGCAATCTGCCTAAGCTCGAGCGTACGTGGCTAAATGAACACTTGTCTCTACATGGATGCCTGCCTGTCTTGAATCGTGTTAGCTCACCGATTGTCTAA